A stretch of Priestia aryabhattai DNA encodes these proteins:
- a CDS encoding HTH-type transcriptional regulator Hpr: MSKQESEYTMKDASLFGLKLMQVSKAIWRAAEDDWEQWVKPYGLNVNEHHILCLASNTGEISMSELANLGAMHISTAFNFSKKLENQGYLHLSKRENDKRNTYIKLTENGEQLLLDTLKGYEPHNSKICKGALPLKTLYGKFPAFPELVTVVRHVCGGELVTVADQPFVNIEKAGIEENEDKKEVQLTSN; encoded by the coding sequence ATGTCGAAACAAGAAAGTGAATACACAATGAAAGATGCATCATTGTTTGGATTAAAATTAATGCAGGTAAGTAAAGCCATCTGGAGAGCTGCGGAAGATGACTGGGAGCAATGGGTGAAACCTTATGGTCTGAATGTAAATGAGCATCATATTTTATGTTTAGCTAGTAACACGGGAGAAATCTCTATGTCAGAGTTAGCTAATTTAGGAGCTATGCATATCTCTACAGCGTTTAATTTTTCGAAAAAATTAGAAAATCAAGGATACCTGCATTTATCTAAAAGAGAAAATGATAAAAGAAATACCTACATCAAATTGACTGAAAACGGAGAACAATTATTGCTTGATACGCTCAAAGGGTATGAACCACATAACAGTAAGATATGTAAAGGCGCACTTCCTTTAAAAACGTTATACGGCAAGTTTCCCGCTTTTCCAGAGCTAGTAACCGTTGTTCGCCACGTTTGCGGCGGCGAGCTCGTGACCGTTGCTGATCAACCTTTTGTGAATATAGAAAAAGCGGGAATAGAAGAAAATGAAGATAAGAAAGAAGTCCAGCTAACTAGTAATTGA
- the garD gene encoding galactarate dehydratase — MSLHINQINQSEKPLYIKVNEKDNVATVVNSKGLSKGTVFPSGLELKEYIPQGHKVSLKKFKKGDKIIRYGEIIGFASSPISQGTWVKESYVTLPSPPILEKLPLATKVSAPLPPVEGYTFEGYKNTNGSVGTKNILGIATSVQCVVGVLDYAVKKIKTELLPSYPNVDDVVALTHNYGCGVAINAPDAAIPIRTLQNLSTHPNFGGEVLVVGLGCEKLLPERLNPQEGSENITRLQDQAGFKQMIATIMEMAEEKLIKLNNRTRVTCPISDLMVGLQCGGSDAFSGVTANPAVGYAADLLVRAGATVLFSEVTEVRDAMHLLTPRTINEEVGQSLIKEMKWYDQYLKRGEADRSANPSPGNKKGGLVNVVEKALGSIAKAGTTPIVEVLSPGEKPTKKGLIYAATPASDFVCGTLQLASGMNMHIFTTGRGTPYGLAMAPVIKVSTRSSLTEQWHDLIDLDAGRVAQGEASIEEVGWELFHLIIEIASGNKKTWSDYWGLHNDLCLFNPAPLT; from the coding sequence ATGTCTTTGCATATCAATCAAATCAATCAATCGGAAAAACCCCTTTATATCAAAGTGAATGAAAAAGATAATGTGGCTACGGTTGTAAACTCAAAAGGATTATCCAAAGGAACTGTGTTTCCATCTGGGTTAGAGCTAAAAGAATATATCCCCCAAGGGCATAAAGTTTCATTAAAAAAATTTAAGAAAGGTGACAAAATTATTCGCTATGGAGAAATTATTGGATTCGCTTCTTCACCAATTTCTCAAGGAACTTGGGTGAAAGAATCATATGTTACCCTACCTAGCCCCCCTATTTTAGAAAAGCTGCCTTTGGCAACTAAAGTTTCCGCCCCTTTACCTCCTGTAGAAGGATACACATTTGAAGGCTATAAAAATACAAATGGAAGTGTTGGAACAAAAAACATACTTGGGATTGCGACAAGTGTTCAATGTGTAGTAGGAGTACTTGATTATGCGGTCAAAAAAATCAAAACAGAGCTTCTTCCATCTTATCCAAATGTAGATGACGTAGTAGCTTTAACTCATAATTATGGCTGCGGAGTTGCCATTAATGCACCGGACGCCGCCATTCCGATTCGTACATTGCAAAATCTTTCTACTCATCCAAATTTCGGCGGTGAAGTTCTAGTAGTTGGCTTAGGGTGTGAAAAGCTGCTTCCTGAACGTTTGAATCCACAGGAGGGTTCAGAAAATATAACACGTTTGCAAGACCAGGCCGGTTTTAAGCAAATGATTGCTACGATTATGGAGATGGCAGAAGAAAAATTAATTAAACTAAATAACCGGACGCGTGTAACCTGCCCCATATCTGACTTAATGGTAGGTTTACAATGCGGAGGAAGCGATGCCTTTTCCGGTGTTACTGCCAATCCAGCAGTTGGGTATGCGGCAGATTTACTAGTAAGAGCAGGCGCTACTGTTTTATTTTCTGAAGTTACTGAAGTTCGAGATGCTATGCACTTGTTAACGCCACGAACAATTAATGAAGAAGTCGGTCAATCTCTGATTAAAGAAATGAAGTGGTATGATCAATATTTAAAAAGAGGCGAAGCAGATAGAAGTGCAAATCCTTCACCTGGCAATAAAAAAGGCGGACTTGTAAACGTAGTAGAAAAAGCACTTGGTTCCATAGCTAAAGCCGGAACAACTCCAATTGTCGAAGTTTTGTCACCTGGAGAAAAACCGACTAAAAAAGGATTAATCTATGCAGCAACTCCGGCGAGTGATTTTGTATGCGGAACATTACAGTTAGCTTCTGGAATGAACATGCATATTTTTACAACAGGGAGAGGAACTCCATATGGTCTGGCAATGGCACCTGTCATTAAAGTGTCTACTAGAAGTTCGTTAACTGAGCAATGGCATGATTTAATAGATTTAGATGCCGGAAGAGTAGCACAAGGAGAAGCAAGCATTGAGGAGGTTGGATGGGAGCTCTTTCACTTAATTATAGAAATTGCAAGCGGAAACAAAAAAACGTGGAGTGATTATTGGGGATTGCATAATGACTTATGCCTGTTTAACCCTGCTCCGTTAACCTAA